Proteins co-encoded in one Pseudomonas fluorescens genomic window:
- a CDS encoding LysR family transcriptional regulator, which yields MHGLNELGFKALRLFVAVLDHGSFSEVARREGVAPSSISRQIQLMEQALNQQLLYRHTRAVTPTEAGRMLGHHARLVLVQLEEAEQALQEQQSEPTGLVRINAPVVFGQRHLTPWLGRLCERYPKLQLDIQQTDHYIDPLQEGADLLFRIGPLHDSSMQARILAPHRFQVAASPAYLERFGTPQQPADLAHHQCLAYKGAAGQQRWFFRQDQGEWTPYSVKGPITGNHADTLTQAAEQGLGLVMFPSWLIGEAVREGTLVPVLGEYQVSNSVEPQQIAVLWPGSRRLSVKVRTVIDFFVECFGEVPYWDRP from the coding sequence ATGCACGGGCTTAACGAACTGGGATTCAAGGCACTCAGGCTGTTTGTGGCGGTGCTCGATCACGGCAGTTTTTCCGAAGTCGCCCGCCGCGAGGGCGTGGCGCCCTCCTCGATTTCCCGGCAGATCCAGTTGATGGAGCAGGCGCTGAACCAGCAATTGCTCTACCGCCACACCCGCGCGGTCACGCCGACCGAGGCCGGGCGCATGCTCGGCCACCACGCGCGGCTGGTGCTGGTGCAACTGGAGGAAGCCGAGCAGGCGCTGCAGGAACAGCAAAGCGAACCGACCGGACTGGTGCGGATCAACGCCCCGGTGGTGTTCGGCCAGCGCCATCTGACGCCATGGCTGGGCCGCTTGTGCGAGCGCTATCCGAAGCTGCAACTGGACATCCAGCAAACCGACCACTACATCGACCCGCTGCAGGAAGGCGCCGACCTGCTGTTTCGCATCGGCCCGTTGCACGACTCGAGCATGCAGGCGCGGATCCTCGCGCCACATCGCTTTCAGGTCGCAGCCAGCCCGGCGTATCTCGAGCGTTTCGGTACGCCACAGCAGCCCGCTGACCTCGCCCACCACCAGTGCCTGGCCTACAAGGGTGCGGCCGGCCAGCAGCGCTGGTTCTTCCGGCAGGATCAGGGCGAATGGACACCCTATTCGGTCAAAGGTCCAATCACTGGCAACCATGCGGACACCCTGACCCAGGCCGCCGAACAAGGCCTGGGGCTGGTGATGTTTCCGTCATGGCTGATTGGTGAAGCCGTGCGCGAAGGCACGCTGGTGCCGGTGCTGGGGGAGTATCAGGTGTCGAACAGTGTGGAGCCGCAGCAGATTGCGGTGCTGTGGCCGGGGAGCCGGCGGTTGTCGGTGAAGGTGCGGACGGTGATTGATTTCTTTGTTGAGTGTTTTGGGGAGGTTCCTTATTGGGATCGTCCCTGA
- a CDS encoding methyl-accepting chemotaxis protein has translation MTTQLTGLVTQVSDQAHRSDQAMERQRHETDQVATAINEMSAAAQEVAKSAQNAAVAAQQTDEEGQTAKRVVAGSIKQIHALVDDIRSSGVSLDSLQQDVSSIVGVLGVIRSIAEQTNLLALNAAIEAARAGEAGRGFAVVADEVRALASRTQISTQEIQGMIDRLQAGTQSAVEAMRRSSEAGDGTSAQANQAGASLDAMADLIATINSMNAQIASAAEEQTAVAEEINRSVHQIAVAVDNVADETQLGAQTSRSLAELGQRLGKLVGQFRI, from the coding sequence ATGACCACACAACTGACCGGGCTGGTGACGCAGGTCTCGGATCAGGCTCACCGTTCCGATCAGGCCATGGAGCGTCAGCGCCATGAGACCGATCAGGTCGCCACGGCGATCAACGAGATGTCCGCTGCCGCCCAGGAAGTCGCCAAGAGCGCACAGAACGCCGCCGTCGCCGCGCAGCAGACCGACGAAGAAGGCCAGACCGCCAAGCGTGTGGTGGCCGGCAGCATCAAGCAGATTCATGCGCTGGTGGACGACATCCGCAGCAGTGGCGTGTCCCTCGATAGTCTGCAGCAGGATGTGTCGTCGATTGTCGGCGTGCTCGGGGTGATCCGCTCGATTGCCGAGCAGACCAACCTGCTGGCGCTCAACGCCGCAATTGAAGCGGCCCGGGCCGGCGAGGCCGGGCGCGGGTTTGCGGTGGTGGCGGACGAGGTGCGGGCGCTGGCGTCGCGCACGCAGATCAGCACTCAGGAAATTCAGGGGATGATTGATCGCTTGCAGGCGGGGACACAGTCGGCGGTGGAAGCGATGCGCCGTTCCAGCGAAGCGGGTGACGGTACATCGGCGCAGGCCAACCAGGCGGGGGCGTCGCTGGATGCGATGGCGGATCTGATTGCGACCATCAACTCGATGAACGCGCAGATTGCCAGTGCTGCCGAGGAGCAGACGGCGGTGGCCGAAGAGATCAACCGCAGCGTGCATCAGATTGCGGTGGCGGTGGATAACGTGGCGGATGAGACACAGTTGGGGGCGCAGACTTCGCGCAGTCTCGCGGAGTTGGGGCAGCGGCTTGGGAAGTTGGTGGGGCAGTTCCGGATCTGA
- a CDS encoding Na+/H+ antiporter family protein — protein sequence MNAVIAAVGVMLILSLSRVHVVIALIVGALVGGLTGGLGIDATLKAFNSGLGGGATVALSYALLGAFAVAIAKSGLAHALADKALAMVDRQHATGGGSVKWLLIGLLWVVAIASQNILPIHIAFIPLLVPPLLYVLTKLQLDRRLIACVMTFGLITPYMFLPVGFGNIFLNEILLANVARSGVDISGINVTHAMGIPALGMLVGLGIAFISYRKKRVYDLGKIEQVEQVAVQYNPRSLVIAGVAIAAAFIIQLLLDSMIIGALAGFLIFSASGIVKWRETDDLFTEGMKMMAMIGFIMIAASGFAEVMKATGEVQTLVESSASWINHSKGIGALLMLLVGLLVTMGIGSSFSTVPILAAIFVPLCVQLGFSPIAIVCIVGTAGALGDAGSPASDSTLGPTSGLNIDGQHHHIWDTVVPTFLHYNLPLLAFGWVAAMVL from the coding sequence ATGAATGCAGTGATTGCTGCGGTCGGCGTCATGCTGATCCTCAGCCTGTCCCGGGTGCATGTGGTGATCGCGTTGATCGTCGGTGCGCTGGTCGGTGGCCTGACCGGTGGTCTGGGTATCGACGCCACGCTCAAGGCTTTCAACAGTGGCCTGGGTGGCGGGGCGACGGTGGCGTTGTCCTACGCGTTGCTCGGCGCTTTCGCCGTGGCGATTGCCAAGTCCGGTCTGGCCCATGCGCTGGCCGACAAGGCCCTGGCGATGGTCGACCGTCAGCATGCGACCGGTGGCGGCAGCGTCAAATGGCTGCTGATCGGTCTGCTGTGGGTGGTGGCGATTGCTTCGCAGAACATCCTGCCGATTCACATTGCGTTCATTCCATTGCTGGTGCCGCCGCTTTTATATGTGCTGACCAAGCTGCAACTGGATCGTCGGCTGATCGCCTGCGTCATGACCTTCGGCCTGATTACGCCGTACATGTTCCTGCCAGTGGGCTTCGGCAATATTTTCCTCAACGAGATCCTGCTGGCCAACGTTGCCCGCAGTGGCGTTGACATCAGCGGCATCAACGTCACCCATGCCATGGGCATTCCGGCGCTGGGCATGCTGGTGGGGCTGGGCATTGCTTTTATCAGTTATCGCAAGAAGCGCGTCTATGACCTGGGGAAAATCGAGCAGGTCGAGCAGGTGGCGGTGCAGTACAACCCGCGAAGCCTGGTGATCGCCGGTGTCGCCATTGCCGCAGCCTTCATTATTCAGTTGCTGCTGGACTCGATGATTATCGGGGCGCTGGCCGGTTTCCTGATCTTCTCGGCGTCGGGCATCGTCAAATGGCGCGAGACGGATGACCTGTTCACCGAGGGCATGAAGATGATGGCGATGATCGGTTTCATCATGATCGCCGCCTCCGGTTTCGCCGAAGTGATGAAGGCCACCGGCGAGGTGCAGACGCTGGTCGAGTCTTCGGCGTCGTGGATCAATCACAGCAAGGGCATCGGTGCCTTGCTGATGCTGCTGGTCGGTCTTCTGGTGACCATGGGCATCGGCTCGTCGTTTTCCACGGTGCCGATCCTGGCGGCGATTTTCGTGCCGCTGTGCGTGCAACTGGGCTTCAGTCCGATTGCCATTGTCTGCATCGTCGGGACGGCCGGCGCGTTGGGCGATGCCGGTTCGCCCGCGTCTGACTCGACCCTGGGCCCGACCTCCGGCCTGAACATCGACGGTCAGCACCATCATATCTGGGACACCGTGGTCCCGACCTTCCTGCACTACAACCTGCCGTTGCTGGCGTTTGGCTGGGTGGCCGCGATGGTCCTGTAA
- a CDS encoding methyl-accepting chemotaxis protein yields MSATAQDVARSAAQAAEAAKDADRATRQGLTVIDRTTTSIDHLAADMSAAMVQVEGLAANSEKIGTVLETIRAIAEQTNLLALNAAIEAARAGEAGRGFAVVADEVRNLARRTQESVEETRQVIEQLQSGTQDVVGSMGNSHRQAQGSVEQVGQAVTALRQIGDAVTVISDMNLQIASAAEEQSAVAEEINNNVATIRDVTESLSGQANESARVSQSLNSLANQQQSLMDQFRV; encoded by the coding sequence ATGAGCGCCACCGCCCAGGACGTGGCCCGCAGCGCCGCACAAGCCGCCGAAGCGGCCAAGGATGCCGACCGCGCCACCCGCCAAGGATTGACCGTGATCGACCGCACCACCACCAGCATCGACCACCTCGCCGCCGACATGAGTGCAGCGATGGTGCAAGTCGAAGGCCTGGCCGCCAACAGCGAGAAGATCGGCACCGTGCTGGAAACCATCCGCGCCATCGCCGAGCAGACCAACCTGCTGGCTCTGAACGCCGCCATCGAAGCCGCCCGCGCCGGTGAGGCCGGTCGTGGCTTTGCGGTGGTCGCCGACGAGGTCCGCAACCTCGCCCGCCGCACCCAGGAATCGGTGGAAGAAACCCGCCAGGTGATCGAGCAGCTGCAAAGCGGCACCCAGGACGTGGTCGGCTCGATGGGCAACAGCCATCGTCAGGCTCAGGGCAGCGTCGAACAGGTCGGCCAGGCCGTGACCGCACTGCGCCAGATCGGCGATGCGGTAACGGTGATCAGCGACATGAACCTGCAGATTGCCAGCGCTGCCGAAGAGCAAAGCGCAGTGGCCGAAGAGATCAACAACAACGTGGCGACGATTCGTGATGTGACGGAGTCGTTGTCGGGACAGGCGAACGAATCGGCGCGGGTGAGTCAGTCGCTCAATAGTCTGGCGAATCAGCAGCAGAGTTTGATGGACCAGTTCCGGGTCTGA
- a CDS encoding ATP-binding protein — protein MRSIQRRLSLGLISVMVVVGVVLAQTSLWLFEVGLQRYLEAGLRNDSESLLVALVRGPQGLQLDERHLSPAYQRPFSGHYFRIDFADSHWRSRSLWDQDLPLLPQPGLHSNLQLGPDGQQLLVLRSDYRRLGQSISISVAQDYTPVRESFQRMRQIGLGLGLAGLLLILILQRLTVHRALRPLEKAREQIAQLQQGQRSQLDEQVPAELEPLVAQINHLLAHTEDSLKRSRNALGNLGHALKTPLAVLLSLASNEKLDAHPELRKILKEQLEQVQQRLNRELNRARLSGDALPGALFDCDTELPGLLATLNMIHGEHLALSYVAPSGLQLPWDREDLLELLGNLLDNACKWADAEVRLSVVETAEGFALSVEDDGPGIPEAQRDQVFSRGTRLDEQTDGHGLGLGIVRDIVETWGGVLVLGESEWGGLKVEIQLPRR, from the coding sequence GTGAGATCGATCCAGCGCCGCTTGAGTCTTGGCCTGATCAGCGTGATGGTGGTTGTCGGCGTGGTACTGGCGCAAACCAGCCTGTGGTTGTTCGAAGTGGGTTTGCAGCGCTACCTCGAAGCCGGCCTGCGCAATGACAGTGAGAGCCTGCTGGTGGCGCTGGTGCGTGGCCCGCAAGGCCTGCAACTGGATGAGCGACACCTGTCGCCGGCCTACCAACGGCCATTTTCCGGCCATTATTTCCGTATCGACTTTGCCGACAGTCACTGGCGTTCGCGTTCGCTGTGGGATCAGGACCTGCCGCTGCTGCCGCAGCCGGGCCTGCACAGCAACCTGCAACTGGGGCCGGACGGGCAGCAACTGCTGGTGCTGCGCTCGGATTACCGACGGCTCGGCCAGTCGATCTCCATCAGCGTGGCCCAGGATTACACCCCGGTGCGCGAGAGCTTCCAGCGCATGCGCCAGATCGGTCTGGGTCTTGGTTTGGCCGGGTTGCTGCTGATCCTGATCCTGCAACGACTGACCGTGCATCGCGCCTTGCGTCCACTGGAAAAGGCTCGCGAACAGATCGCCCAATTGCAGCAGGGCCAGCGCTCGCAGCTTGATGAGCAGGTGCCGGCGGAGCTGGAGCCGCTGGTGGCGCAGATCAATCATCTGCTGGCCCACACCGAAGACAGCCTCAAGCGCTCGCGCAATGCCTTGGGCAATCTCGGGCATGCGCTGAAAACCCCGCTGGCGGTGCTGCTGAGTCTGGCGTCGAACGAAAAGCTCGATGCCCATCCCGAGTTGCGCAAGATCCTCAAGGAACAACTGGAGCAGGTTCAGCAACGGCTGAATCGCGAGCTCAACCGTGCGCGGCTTTCCGGCGATGCGCTGCCGGGGGCGCTGTTCGATTGCGATACGGAACTGCCGGGGTTGTTGGCGACGTTGAACATGATCCACGGCGAACATCTGGCGCTGAGCTACGTTGCGCCATCGGGACTGCAATTGCCGTGGGATCGTGAAGACCTGCTGGAACTGCTCGGCAACCTGCTGGACAACGCCTGCAAATGGGCGGATGCCGAGGTGCGACTGAGCGTGGTCGAAACCGCCGAAGGCTTCGCATTGAGCGTGGAAGACGACGGGCCGGGGATTCCCGAGGCGCAACGCGATCAGGTGTTCAGTCGGGGCACGCGGCTGGATGAACAGACCGACGGGCATGGCTTGGGGCTGGGGATTGTGCGGGATATTGTCGAGACGTGGGGCGGGGTGCTGGTGTTGGGCGAAAGCGAGTGGGGCGGGTTGAAGGTGGAGATTCAGTTGCCTCGGCGATGA
- a CDS encoding response regulator transcription factor, with translation MRLLLVEDHVPLADELIAGLQRQGYAVDWLADGRDAVYQGRSEPYDLIVLDLGLPGVPGLEVLAQWRASGLATPVLILTARDSWAERIEGLKAGADDYLTKPFHPEELHLRIQSLLRRSKGQANQPTLKAAGLHLDEGRQCVVRDGADIQLTAAEFRLLRYFMLHPEQILSKSHLAEHLYDGETERDSNVLEVHVNHLRRKLGKSVIETRRGQGYLFGGQAS, from the coding sequence ATGCGTTTGCTTCTGGTGGAAGACCACGTCCCTCTGGCCGATGAACTGATCGCCGGCCTGCAACGCCAGGGTTATGCCGTGGACTGGCTGGCGGACGGGCGCGACGCGGTCTATCAGGGTCGTAGCGAGCCGTACGACCTGATCGTTCTCGACCTCGGTCTGCCGGGCGTGCCCGGCCTTGAAGTGCTGGCGCAATGGCGCGCCAGCGGGCTGGCAACGCCGGTGCTGATCCTTACGGCCCGGGATTCCTGGGCCGAGCGCATCGAAGGCCTGAAGGCCGGCGCCGATGATTACCTGACCAAACCCTTTCACCCGGAAGAACTGCACTTGCGCATCCAGTCGCTGCTGCGCCGCTCCAAGGGGCAGGCCAACCAGCCGACGCTCAAGGCGGCAGGGCTGCACCTGGACGAGGGCCGACAGTGTGTCGTGCGTGACGGCGCCGATATTCAACTGACCGCCGCCGAGTTCCGCCTGCTGCGCTATTTCATGCTGCACCCGGAGCAGATCCTTTCCAAAAGCCACCTCGCCGAACACCTCTACGACGGCGAGACCGAACGCGATTCCAATGTGCTTGAAGTCCACGTCAACCACCTGCGGCGCAAGCTTGGCAAAAGCGTGATCGAAACCCGGCGCGGCCAGGGTTATCTGTTCGGCGGGCAGGCTTCGTGA
- a CDS encoding PepSY domain-containing protein, with product MKVNARATGRTALALLIFCSVAGARDLDQDEALRLRQQGVILPLEQVLHNALDRYPGAKLLEVELEEKHDVYIYEVELLTVDGVARELHLEAATGRLLKDKED from the coding sequence ATGAAGGTGAATGCTCGCGCCACCGGTCGAACCGCGTTGGCGCTTTTGATTTTCTGCTCAGTGGCCGGGGCTCGTGATCTCGATCAGGACGAAGCCCTGCGCCTGCGCCAGCAGGGGGTGATTCTGCCGCTGGAGCAAGTGCTGCATAACGCGCTGGATCGCTACCCCGGCGCGAAACTGCTGGAAGTCGAGCTGGAAGAAAAGCACGACGTCTACATTTACGAAGTCGAGTTGCTGACCGTCGACGGGGTGGCCCGCGAACTCCATCTCGAAGCCGCCACCGGCCGTTTACTGAAAGACAAGGAAGATTGA
- a CDS encoding PepSY domain-containing protein, whose protein sequence is MKTLTALSLASFIGLGASLAHARDLGPDEAQRLHDAGTIVPFEQLNATALARHPGSTITDAELKEKYGKYLYQVDLRDPQGVEWDVELDAVSGQVLKDHQDT, encoded by the coding sequence ATGAAAACCCTGACTGCTCTGAGCCTCGCCTCGTTCATCGGTCTGGGCGCAAGCCTGGCTCACGCTCGGGATCTTGGCCCGGATGAAGCCCAACGTTTGCACGACGCTGGTACTATCGTGCCCTTCGAGCAGCTCAATGCCACGGCGCTGGCCCGGCATCCCGGCTCCACCATTACCGACGCCGAACTGAAAGAGAAGTACGGCAAGTACCTTTACCAGGTCGATCTGCGGGACCCGCAGGGGGTGGAGTGGGATGTGGAACTGGACGCGGTCAGCGGGCAAGTGCTCAAGGATCATCAGGATACGTAA
- a CDS encoding patatin-like phospholipase family protein, whose protein sequence is MTAIHIKFPSLTLKAGPRAMARIRAQGLNAADVGTLPGAAGGPKALGIQGLDLALFGEWLPAAPRERSLIGASVGSWRFASACLPDAAEGIRRLGHLYTEQNFNKGVTISDVSRSSQRMLDDLLEGRDAVLLDNAHYRLNIMVVKSHGGLADDHRARLGLALGSVIADNLRGRARLSRHFERLIIHDPRLAPPVHALNDFPSRFVALNAGNLRQALLASGSIPMVMEGVRDLPGAGAGTFRDGGLLDYHLDLPYSGDGIVLYPHFTDRVIPGWFDKTLPWRKASTERLQDVLLLAPSKEYLARLPYGKLPDRNDFKRFMGDAPSRQKYWRAAMDESRRLGDEFLELTANGRLAERLLTL, encoded by the coding sequence ATGACAGCCATCCACATCAAGTTCCCTTCCCTGACCCTCAAGGCCGGCCCACGGGCGATGGCACGCATTCGCGCCCAGGGTCTGAATGCTGCCGACGTCGGCACGCTGCCCGGTGCGGCCGGCGGGCCGAAGGCGCTGGGGATTCAGGGGCTGGATCTGGCGTTGTTCGGCGAGTGGCTACCGGCGGCTCCCCGTGAACGTTCGCTGATCGGTGCGTCGGTGGGCTCCTGGCGCTTCGCCAGCGCCTGTCTGCCGGACGCCGCTGAAGGCATTCGCCGCCTCGGTCATCTGTACACCGAGCAGAACTTCAACAAAGGCGTGACCATCAGCGACGTCAGCCGCAGTTCGCAGCGCATGCTCGATGACCTGCTCGAGGGGCGCGATGCGGTACTGCTCGACAACGCCCATTACCGCTTGAACATCATGGTGGTCAAAAGCCACGGCGGGCTGGCCGACGACCATCGTGCCCGGCTCGGATTGGCACTGGGTTCGGTGATCGCCGACAACCTGCGGGGTCGCGCACGGCTGTCGCGGCACTTCGAAAGGCTGATCATCCACGACCCGCGCCTGGCGCCGCCGGTGCATGCGCTGAACGATTTCCCGTCGCGCTTCGTCGCCCTCAATGCCGGCAATCTGCGTCAGGCGCTGCTGGCTTCCGGCTCGATCCCGATGGTCATGGAAGGCGTGCGCGACCTGCCGGGCGCCGGCGCCGGCACATTCCGCGACGGCGGCCTGCTGGACTATCACCTCGACCTGCCCTACAGCGGCGACGGCATCGTGCTCTATCCGCACTTCACCGACCGGGTGATCCCGGGCTGGTTCGACAAGACCCTGCCGTGGCGCAAAGCCTCGACCGAGCGCTTGCAGGACGTGCTGTTGCTCGCACCGTCGAAGGAATACCTGGCGCGCCTGCCCTACGGCAAACTCCCCGACCGCAACGACTTCAAGCGCTTCATGGGCGATGCACCGAGCCGGCAGAAATACTGGCGGGCGGCAATGGACGAGAGCCGCCGATTGGGCGACGAGTTTCTCGAACTGACTGCCAATGGTCGCCTCGCCGAGCGCTTGCTGACCCTTTAG
- the queD gene encoding 6-carboxytetrahydropterin synthase QueD translates to MEIFKEFTFESAHRLPHVPDGHKCGRLHGHSFKVAIHLSGDLDPHTGWIRDFSEIKAIFKPLYERLDHNYLNDIPGLENPTSEVLAKFIWNELKPLLPELSAIRIHETCTSGCIYRGE, encoded by the coding sequence GTGGAAATCTTCAAGGAATTTACGTTCGAATCCGCCCACCGCCTGCCCCACGTACCGGACGGCCACAAGTGCGGACGCCTGCACGGTCACTCGTTCAAAGTGGCGATTCACCTGAGCGGCGACCTCGACCCGCACACGGGCTGGATCCGTGATTTTTCCGAGATCAAGGCGATTTTCAAGCCACTGTACGAGCGTCTGGACCACAACTACCTGAACGACATTCCGGGCCTCGAAAACCCGACCAGCGAAGTGCTGGCCAAATTCATCTGGAATGAATTGAAACCCCTGCTGCCGGAACTCAGTGCGATCCGCATCCACGAGACCTGCACCAGCGGTTGCATCTATCGCGGCGAGTGA